One Dokdonia sp. Dokd-P16 genomic window carries:
- a CDS encoding DUF4294 domain-containing protein has product MRIHNLLYIIVFIARFACAQETPVDSTEVAIEYYIIQGDTIPRSAIYLNEVIVFKRLKFDNKEDRRRYLILRRKTRKVFPYAKLAADRLVELNSRLDSIEGKRARKKYTKIIHKYLEGEFSAELKKLTRTEGQILIKLIHRQTGETAFELIKRLRSGWRAFWYNTTASAFDISLKREFDPVNEEEDFLIEDILQRSFQSGILETQPSALDFEFLELSDKWKEKGVE; this is encoded by the coding sequence ATGCGCATACATAATCTCCTATATATAATAGTATTCATAGCAAGGTTTGCTTGTGCTCAAGAAACTCCTGTAGATTCTACAGAAGTAGCAATTGAGTATTACATCATTCAGGGAGACACCATCCCAAGGAGCGCTATATATCTTAATGAGGTAATCGTTTTTAAAAGATTGAAGTTTGATAATAAAGAAGACCGTAGACGCTACTTAATACTACGCCGAAAAACTAGAAAGGTTTTTCCATACGCAAAACTTGCTGCAGATAGGCTTGTAGAATTAAATAGTAGATTAGATTCTATAGAGGGCAAACGCGCTAGAAAGAAGTACACAAAAATCATTCATAAATATCTAGAAGGAGAATTTTCGGCAGAGCTTAAGAAACTCACACGCACCGAAGGACAAATACTTATTAAGCTCATACACCGTCAAACAGGCGAGACAGCCTTCGAGTTGATAAAGAGGTTGCGCAGTGGTTGGAGAGCATTCTGGTATAATACAACCGCCAGTGCTTTTGACATATCACTTAAAAGAGAGTTTGATCCAGTAAACGAGGAAGAAGATTTCCTTATAGAAGATATACTGCAACGCTCTTTTCAATCAGGAATTCTAGAAACACAGCCTAGCGCTTTAGACTTTGAGTTTTTAGAATTATCAGATAAGTGGAAGGAGAAAGGAGTAGAGTAG
- a CDS encoding M42 family metallopeptidase translates to MASKSILNKKSLDFLERYLNNAAPTGYEWDGQKLWMDYLTPYVDEFITDTYGTAVAVINPDAKYKVVIEGHADEISWYVNYIADNGLIYVIRNGGSDHQIAPSKIVNVHTKNGIVKGVFGWPAIHTRDKSKEEAPKPDNIFIDVGAADKEEVEKMGIFVGCVITYPDTFHVLNGDKFVCRAIDNRAGGFMIAEVARLLHENKKTLPFGLYITNSVQEEIGLRGAQMIAERIKPNVAIVTDVTHDTTTPMIEMKKQGHVELGKGPVIAYAPAVQQKLRDRITETAEKNKLPFQRAALSRATGTDTDAFAYSGSGVASALISLPLRYMHTTVEMVHREDVENVIKLIYETLLTIEDGETFSYFE, encoded by the coding sequence ATGGCTTCAAAAAGCATTTTAAATAAAAAGTCTCTGGACTTTCTCGAACGTTACCTCAACAACGCTGCTCCTACTGGTTATGAGTGGGACGGTCAAAAATTGTGGATGGATTATCTCACTCCTTATGTAGATGAATTTATCACAGATACCTATGGAACTGCAGTTGCAGTAATTAATCCAGACGCAAAATATAAAGTAGTAATAGAAGGACATGCAGACGAAATATCTTGGTATGTAAATTACATAGCAGATAATGGTCTTATATATGTAATACGTAATGGCGGTAGTGATCACCAGATTGCTCCTTCTAAGATTGTAAATGTGCACACTAAAAATGGCATTGTAAAAGGAGTGTTTGGCTGGCCAGCAATTCACACTCGTGATAAGTCTAAAGAAGAAGCTCCAAAACCTGATAACATTTTTATAGATGTAGGGGCAGCAGATAAAGAAGAAGTTGAAAAAATGGGCATATTTGTAGGCTGTGTAATCACTTACCCAGATACGTTCCATGTTTTAAACGGAGATAAATTTGTGTGCCGTGCTATAGATAATCGTGCAGGTGGCTTTATGATTGCAGAAGTTGCTAGATTACTTCATGAGAATAAAAAGACCTTACCTTTTGGTCTTTATATTACAAATTCTGTGCAAGAGGAAATAGGGTTACGTGGTGCACAAATGATTGCAGAGCGTATTAAGCCAAATGTGGCAATCGTTACAGATGTAACTCATGACACCACAACGCCTATGATAGAGATGAAAAAGCAAGGACATGTGGAACTAGGTAAAGGACCTGTGATCGCATATGCTCCTGCGGTACAACAAAAGTTACGTGATCGTATTACAGAAACAGCCGAAAAGAATAAACTTCCTTTCCAGAGAGCTGCACTTTCTCGTGCTACGGGTACAGATACAGATGCATTTGCTTATAGCGGTAGCGGCGTAGCCTCTGCCCTTATATCATTACCTTTAAGATATATGCACACTACTGTAGAAATGGTGCACCGTGAAGATGTAGAAAATGTGATTAAACTTATATATGAAACGCTGCTTACTATAGAAGATGGTGAGACATTTTCTTATTTTGAATAA
- a CDS encoding 1,4-dihydroxy-2-naphthoyl-CoA synthase, with amino-acid sequence MDKPNWQTAKEYKDITYKKSNGVARIAFNRPDVRNAFRPNTTKELYDAFYDANEDTSIGVVLLSAEGPSSKDGVYSFCSGGDQKARGKEGYVGEDGYHRLNILEVQRLIRFMPKAVIAVVPGWAVGGGHSLHVVCDLTLASKEHAIFKQTDADVTSFDGGYGSAYLAKMVGQKKAREIFFLGRNYSAQEAYEMGMVNAVIPHAELEDTAYEWAQEILAKSPISIKMLKFAMNLTDDGMVGQQVFAGEATRLAYMTDEAVEGRNAFLEKRAPNFEKKWIP; translated from the coding sequence ATGGATAAGCCAAACTGGCAAACAGCCAAAGAATACAAAGACATTACTTATAAGAAGAGTAATGGTGTAGCGAGAATAGCATTTAATAGGCCAGATGTGCGCAATGCATTTAGACCTAATACTACAAAGGAATTATATGATGCCTTTTATGATGCAAATGAGGACACATCTATAGGTGTAGTACTTTTATCTGCCGAAGGGCCATCATCTAAGGATGGTGTATATAGTTTTTGTTCAGGTGGAGATCAAAAAGCACGTGGTAAAGAAGGATATGTAGGAGAAGATGGATATCATAGACTTAATATATTAGAAGTACAACGTCTTATACGTTTTATGCCTAAAGCTGTAATCGCAGTTGTTCCAGGATGGGCGGTAGGAGGAGGGCACAGCCTGCACGTAGTGTGTGACTTAACACTAGCAAGTAAGGAGCACGCAATTTTTAAACAGACAGATGCAGATGTAACCTCATTTGATGGTGGTTATGGAAGTGCTTACCTCGCAAAAATGGTAGGGCAGAAGAAAGCAAGAGAGATTTTCTTCTTAGGTAGAAACTATTCTGCGCAGGAAGCTTATGAGATGGGAATGGTAAATGCCGTAATACCACATGCAGAGCTAGAGGATACTGCATACGAGTGGGCGCAAGAGATTCTTGCTAAATCACCTATATCTATAAAGATGCTCAAGTTTGCGATGAACCTTACAGATGATGGCATGGTGGGGCAGCAAGTTTTTGCTGGAGAAGCAACGCGTCTTGCATACATGACAGATGAGGCTGTAGAGGGTAGAAATGCTTTTCTAGAAAAAAGAGCACCTAATTTTGAGAAGAAGTGGATTCCATAG
- a CDS encoding C1 family peptidase, with product MKKVVLSVMVVFAFAKAYYAQEVTTAPYIFTDTIDLQATAVISQGVTGTCWSFSTSSFLESEILRLTGNTVDLSEMYTVRNIYPEKADNYIMRQGSAQFSEGGLAHDVLHSVTNYGLVPHAAYTGLADTEEAHNHAEMVAVLHAMLDTYIDNPGRSLSKKWKKAVNKVLDVYLGENLATFNYNGKTYSPKEFAREMKVNPKNYVTLTSFTHHPFYTSFILNIPDNFSNGSMYNLPLDEFISNIDHALDNGFTVTLDCDVSELTFSSKHGVAVIPSRDENKRIAVLGPELEKTISQEYRQEEFENYNTTDDHLMHITGKATDQNANVYYKVKNSWGTDLAKTTYDGYVYMSVAYMRLKAISVLLHKEGLLKQTSRKITF from the coding sequence ATGAAAAAAGTAGTACTAAGTGTGATGGTTGTTTTTGCTTTCGCGAAAGCGTACTACGCACAAGAAGTCACCACCGCTCCCTATATTTTTACAGATACTATTGATTTACAAGCTACAGCTGTAATAAGTCAAGGTGTTACTGGAACCTGCTGGAGCTTTAGCACATCTTCCTTTTTAGAAAGTGAAATACTAAGACTGACAGGCAACACTGTAGATCTGTCTGAAATGTATACGGTAAGGAATATATATCCAGAAAAAGCAGATAACTACATAATGAGACAAGGTAGCGCACAGTTTTCTGAGGGTGGGCTTGCTCATGATGTATTACATAGTGTAACAAATTATGGATTAGTTCCCCACGCTGCTTATACTGGACTTGCTGATACAGAAGAAGCTCATAATCATGCCGAAATGGTAGCAGTATTACATGCTATGCTGGACACCTACATTGATAATCCAGGGCGTAGCTTAAGCAAAAAATGGAAAAAGGCCGTGAATAAAGTGCTAGATGTGTATCTAGGAGAAAACTTAGCTACATTTAATTATAATGGTAAAACTTATTCTCCTAAAGAGTTTGCGAGAGAAATGAAAGTAAATCCTAAAAACTATGTGACGCTTACTTCTTTTACACACCATCCATTTTACACTTCATTTATACTTAATATTCCTGATAACTTTTCAAATGGATCAATGTACAATCTCCCGCTAGATGAATTTATAAGTAATATAGATCACGCACTAGACAATGGGTTTACAGTTACACTTGACTGTGATGTGAGCGAACTCACATTTTCTTCAAAACATGGTGTAGCCGTTATTCCTTCTCGTGATGAGAATAAGAGGATTGCCGTCTTAGGTCCAGAACTAGAAAAAACAATCTCTCAAGAGTATAGACAAGAGGAGTTTGAAAACTACAATACTACAGATGACCACCTAATGCATATCACAGGGAAAGCAACCGATCAAAATGCAAACGTCTACTATAAAGTAAAAAACTCATGGGGAACAGATCTAGCAAAGACTACTTATGACGGCTATGTATATATGAGCGTTGCATATATGAGATTAAAAGCCATTTCTGTACTTCTACATAAAGAAGGACTTTTAAAACAAACTTCAAGGAAAATTACTTTTTAA
- a CDS encoding S1 RNA-binding domain-containing protein → MLDIGKYHIMRIDRETEPGLFLSNEAGDDVLLPNKYVPEEYKIWDELNVYVYLDHEERPVATTLKPFIELNNFGYLRCTAVNEVGAFLDWGLEKELFVPFAQQARPMKVGSWYIVYMYLDAKTNRLAATSKTMKYLSNDNIEVKKFDKVEVIISHITDRGANAIVDGKHKGLIYKEDIFEDIRTGDKLEAWVKKIRPDGKIDLVLQEEGYKSIEPNAQYIFDELQANDGFMPLHDKSDPVDIQNQLGLSKKSFKKAIGTLYRDRKILIKDDGIHLID, encoded by the coding sequence ATGTTAGATATAGGAAAGTACCATATAATGAGAATAGATAGAGAGACAGAGCCTGGGCTTTTTCTTTCTAATGAAGCAGGAGATGACGTCTTGTTACCCAATAAATATGTTCCAGAAGAATATAAAATTTGGGATGAACTTAATGTGTATGTTTATCTTGATCATGAAGAAAGACCGGTAGCGACGACTCTTAAGCCTTTTATAGAGCTTAATAACTTTGGTTATTTAAGATGTACTGCGGTAAATGAAGTAGGAGCGTTTTTAGACTGGGGTCTTGAGAAAGAACTTTTCGTGCCTTTTGCTCAACAAGCAAGACCTATGAAGGTAGGTAGCTGGTACATTGTGTATATGTATCTAGACGCAAAAACAAATCGTCTTGCAGCCACAAGTAAAACCATGAAGTATTTATCTAACGATAATATTGAGGTAAAGAAGTTTGATAAAGTGGAAGTTATTATCTCACATATTACAGACCGTGGTGCAAATGCAATTGTAGATGGTAAACATAAAGGTCTTATATATAAGGAAGATATTTTTGAGGATATAAGAACTGGTGATAAACTTGAAGCATGGGTAAAGAAAATACGCCCAGATGGAAAAATAGACTTAGTACTTCAAGAAGAAGGATATAAAAGCATAGAGCCTAATGCTCAATACATATTTGACGAACTTCAAGCAAATGACGGATTCATGCCTTTACATGATAAATCTGATCCGGTAGATATACAAAACCAATTAGGTTTGAGTAAAAAGAGTTTTAAAAAGGCAATAGGCACTTTATATAGAGATCGTAAAATTTTAATAAAAGATGATGGAATTCATCTTATTGATTAG
- a CDS encoding DUF2853 family protein, which produces MSKREELIAKYADDLKNKCGVTPDMDFLTKVTIGCGPSIYNKDSSTVSGGSATEIATVKNNFLIKKLGLADSADLDKAIDSVLETYGKSNRNKYRAVVYYMLAKHFKKESVYK; this is translated from the coding sequence ATGAGCAAAAGAGAAGAACTCATCGCCAAGTATGCAGATGATTTAAAGAACAAATGTGGAGTAACTCCAGACATGGACTTTCTTACTAAAGTAACAATAGGTTGTGGACCGTCTATCTATAATAAAGACTCATCTACAGTTTCTGGAGGTTCTGCTACAGAAATCGCTACTGTGAAGAATAACTTCTTAATAAAAAAACTAGGTCTTGCAGATAGCGCAGACTTAGATAAGGCTATCGATAGTGTTCTTGAAACATATGGAAAGTCTAACCGTAATAAATACCGTGCAGTAGTATACTATATGCTAGCAAAGCACTTTAAGAAAGAGTCTGTTTACAAATAG
- the menD gene encoding 2-succinyl-5-enolpyruvyl-6-hydroxy-3-cyclohexene-1-carboxylic-acid synthase — protein MIHSKIPVAQSIVHLCLSKGIDTVIISPGSRNAPLTIEFTKNPNIKAHSIVDERCAAFVALGIAQQSRKPVAIVCTSGSALLNYYPAISEAFYSDIPLIAISADRPIERIDIGDGQTIRQKNVFENHILYSANLYSELVPTDEVTDTKIAQKIKESQRHNDQEINKALNIAIEQSGPVHINVPFYEPLYEMTDVAIAKPIEVAPHKIIGQLSLDELQPYMDSWNHATRKLVIVGVQGPNVMEQSLLDMLGNDPSVIVFTETTSNVSHPNFFTRIDNIIGSLDDDGFKALQPDILLTFGGMVVSKKVKAFLRNYQPEQHWHVDAKKAYDTYFCLNKHFETSASHFLENLRDHTSYTESVYQQEWLAIREKRDGLHTEYINQMEWCDFKAFDHILSEIPDHSMLQLGNSSTVRYAQLFDINKTLEVYCNRGTSGIDGSTSTAIGAAMVSGKPTTFITGELSFFYDSNALWNKNIPQDFKIIVINNSGGGIFRILPNKDKNTDNFDEFFETTHDLSAEKLCEMYNLKYLKADSEESCAFAKAELYASNDKPALLEIFTPRKINDKVLLDYFNFIK, from the coding sequence ATGATTCACTCTAAAATTCCTGTAGCACAATCTATCGTTCACCTTTGCTTAAGTAAAGGAATTGACACGGTTATCATATCTCCAGGGTCCCGTAACGCACCGCTCACCATTGAGTTTACAAAAAATCCAAACATAAAAGCACACAGCATTGTAGATGAGCGCTGTGCTGCTTTTGTAGCTTTAGGAATAGCACAGCAATCTAGAAAGCCTGTGGCTATTGTATGTACTTCAGGTAGTGCTTTACTTAATTACTATCCAGCGATCTCCGAAGCTTTTTACAGTGATATCCCGCTTATAGCTATAAGTGCAGATAGACCTATAGAACGTATAGATATAGGAGATGGACAAACGATAAGACAAAAGAATGTTTTTGAAAATCACATTTTATATTCGGCAAACTTATATTCAGAATTAGTGCCCACAGATGAGGTTACGGATACTAAGATTGCTCAGAAAATAAAGGAGAGCCAGCGACATAATGATCAAGAGATTAATAAAGCGCTTAATATAGCGATTGAACAATCTGGCCCAGTACATATTAATGTTCCTTTTTACGAGCCTTTGTATGAAATGACAGATGTGGCGATAGCAAAACCTATAGAGGTAGCACCTCATAAAATTATTGGTCAGTTATCTTTAGACGAGTTACAACCCTATATGGATAGCTGGAATCATGCAACACGTAAGCTTGTAATAGTCGGTGTACAAGGGCCAAATGTGATGGAACAATCATTACTTGATATGTTAGGTAATGATCCTAGCGTTATTGTTTTTACAGAGACAACTTCAAATGTTTCTCACCCTAATTTCTTTACTCGCATAGACAATATAATCGGTAGTCTAGATGATGATGGTTTCAAAGCATTGCAGCCAGACATTCTATTAACCTTTGGAGGAATGGTGGTTTCAAAAAAGGTAAAAGCTTTTCTTAGAAATTACCAGCCAGAACAGCACTGGCATGTTGACGCAAAGAAAGCTTATGATACTTATTTCTGTCTTAATAAACATTTTGAAACTTCGGCTTCCCACTTTTTAGAAAACTTGCGAGATCACACTTCATACACTGAGAGTGTTTACCAACAGGAATGGCTTGCTATACGAGAAAAACGTGATGGACTTCATACAGAGTATATCAATCAAATGGAATGGTGCGATTTTAAAGCATTTGACCATATTCTCAGTGAGATTCCAGATCACTCAATGTTACAACTAGGTAATAGTAGTACCGTGAGATATGCACAACTATTTGATATTAATAAAACGCTTGAGGTTTATTGTAATAGAGGGACTAGCGGTATAGATGGAAGCACGAGTACTGCAATAGGTGCTGCTATGGTAAGTGGAAAGCCTACTACATTCATCACAGGAGAGCTAAGTTTCTTTTACGATAGCAATGCGCTGTGGAATAAAAATATTCCGCAAGATTTTAAAATCATCGTTATAAATAATAGTGGAGGAGGCATTTTCCGTATTCTACCTAATAAGGATAAGAACACGGATAACTTTGATGAGTTTTTTGAAACTACGCACGACCTTTCGGCAGAGAAGTTATGTGAGATGTATAATTTGAAATACTTAAAAGCAGATAGTGAGGAGAGTTGCGCTTTCGCGAAAGCGGAGTTATATGCATCAAATGATAAACCTGCGTTGCTTGAAATCTTCACACCGCGCAAAATCAACGATAAAGTGTTGCTTGATTACTTTAACTTTATCAAGTGA
- a CDS encoding chorismate-binding protein → MNSTDFFEHIDEHFESALPFVVYRKPNEEKIHALLQDDESLHEVNDFSESGFVFAPFDASTSETVLIPAEESFAMELNSFENEMLLEAETIVVNHTNEDRETHIKLVKKGIEAIANTVMKKVVLSRKQNIPHNYESPVELFKRLLGTYKTAFVYCWYHPNVGLWLGATPETLLSINNRRLHTMSLAGTQKTSASSDVVWGEKEQEEQQFVTDSIVENLLTLVNDLQVSDVTTQQAGTLLHLKTDISAIINENETSIAAVVNALHPTPAVCGLPKEEAKEFILNHEGYARSYYTGFLGELNYKTEKKRASTRRNVENLAYGAIKKHTHLFVNLRCMEVDAQGAQLYVGGGITGSSDALAEWEETVNKLQTVAKVLRPA, encoded by the coding sequence ATGAATAGCACAGACTTTTTTGAACATATCGATGAGCATTTTGAAAGTGCATTACCATTTGTGGTTTATAGAAAACCTAATGAAGAAAAGATTCATGCGCTTTTACAAGATGATGAATCGCTTCACGAAGTAAATGACTTTTCAGAAAGTGGCTTCGTGTTTGCACCTTTTGATGCATCGACTTCAGAGACTGTCTTAATTCCTGCTGAAGAGTCTTTTGCAATGGAACTCAATTCCTTTGAAAATGAGATGCTATTAGAAGCAGAAACAATCGTAGTTAATCACACAAATGAGGATCGTGAGACTCATATTAAACTAGTAAAAAAAGGAATTGAAGCCATAGCAAATACGGTTATGAAGAAAGTGGTGCTTTCGCGAAAGCAAAACATACCGCATAACTATGAATCTCCTGTTGAGCTTTTTAAGCGATTACTAGGGACTTATAAGACCGCGTTTGTGTATTGCTGGTATCACCCTAATGTAGGTTTATGGCTAGGAGCTACGCCAGAAACATTATTATCTATAAATAATAGACGTTTGCATACAATGTCGCTAGCTGGAACACAGAAAACAAGCGCTAGTTCTGATGTGGTCTGGGGAGAAAAAGAACAAGAGGAACAACAATTTGTCACAGACTCTATTGTCGAAAATCTATTGACGCTTGTAAATGATCTTCAAGTTTCTGATGTTACGACCCAGCAAGCAGGAACTTTGCTACATCTCAAGACAGATATTTCTGCAATCATTAATGAAAATGAAACAAGCATAGCTGCTGTAGTAAATGCTTTACATCCCACACCAGCCGTTTGCGGACTACCAAAAGAAGAAGCAAAGGAATTTATCCTTAATCATGAAGGATATGCGCGTTCTTATTACACAGGTTTCTTAGGGGAACTTAATTACAAAACAGAAAAAAAGAGAGCAAGTACTCGTAGAAACGTTGAGAACCTTGCTTATGGCGCGATAAAAAAACACACTCATTTATTTGTAAACTTGCGATGCATGGAGGTAGATGCTCAAGGTGCACAACTATATGTGGGTGGAGGAATAACAGGATCTAGCGATGCCCTAGCAGAGTGGGAGGAAACTGTAAATAAGTTACAAACTGTTGCTAAGGTACTGCGTCCTGCATGA
- a CDS encoding PaaI family thioesterase, with amino-acid sequence MKNNKEEVLARLAESCKNTLMETLDITYIDFGEDFLVAQMPVTPKVHQPDGVLHGGAMVALAESVGSAASFMFLNQEHTIRGIEISANHVKSKRDGMVYAKATFIHKGRTTQLWNIDVVDENDALISKCKLTTIALPRK; translated from the coding sequence ATGAAAAATAATAAAGAAGAAGTACTAGCACGTCTAGCAGAGAGTTGTAAAAACACTTTAATGGAAACCTTAGATATTACTTATATAGATTTTGGAGAGGATTTTCTTGTAGCACAAATGCCTGTAACTCCAAAAGTACATCAGCCAGATGGAGTGTTGCATGGAGGTGCAATGGTTGCACTTGCAGAGAGTGTAGGGAGCGCTGCTAGTTTTATGTTTCTTAACCAGGAGCATACTATAAGGGGTATAGAAATCTCGGCAAATCATGTAAAGAGTAAGCGTGATGGGATGGTCTATGCAAAAGCTACATTTATACATAAAGGTAGAACCACCCAGCTTTGGAACATCGATGTGGTAGACGAAAACGATGCGCTTATTTCAAAATGTAAACTGACTACAATCGCTTTGCCTAGGAAGTAA
- a CDS encoding GNAT family N-acetyltransferase, translating to MKVKKLENERAKLLALENYHYSDLLPLSQEVDLNAYGGSDISTGPKLKAYIKDAIERQSLGTALPFIIFDKKLCKFAGSTRYGNIDDVNKIVHIGWTWLGEDFRGSGLNLHVKFLMLRYAFEKLRYERVEFRIDERNIRSRKAVEKLGATLEGIMRKDIVTKNGRRRNSCCYSILKEEWEEIKNTRFIDILDSKEE from the coding sequence ATGAAAGTAAAGAAATTAGAAAACGAAAGAGCAAAATTACTTGCCTTAGAGAATTACCATTACAGTGATCTTCTTCCATTATCACAAGAAGTAGACCTCAACGCCTATGGCGGTTCGGATATATCTACGGGGCCTAAACTAAAGGCGTACATAAAGGATGCAATAGAAAGGCAATCATTAGGAACTGCTTTACCTTTTATCATTTTTGACAAAAAACTTTGCAAATTTGCTGGCTCCACACGTTATGGAAATATAGATGATGTCAATAAAATTGTCCATATAGGATGGACTTGGCTTGGAGAAGATTTTCGCGGAAGCGGTCTTAACTTACATGTCAAGTTTCTCATGCTACGTTATGCTTTTGAAAAACTTCGCTATGAACGTGTAGAGTTTCGTATTGACGAGCGCAATATTCGCTCAAGAAAAGCAGTAGAAAAGCTAGGCGCTACCTTAGAAGGTATCATGCGCAAAGATATTGTTACAAAAAACGGTAGACGTCGTAATTCTTGTTGCTATTCAATTCTCAAAGAAGAATGGGAAGAAATCAAGAACACACGATTTATTGATATTCTAGATAGTAAAGAAGAGTAG
- the mtaB gene encoding tRNA (N(6)-L-threonylcarbamoyladenosine(37)-C(2))-methylthiotransferase MtaB, with the protein MSSTKKVAFYTLGCKLNFSETSTIARSFGQEGFDKVEFSEPADVYVINTCSVTENADKRFKSIVKQAQKGNPEGVTVAVGCYAQLKPEELAAVDGVDLVLGATEKFNVTSYINDLLDNPDRSKEGGEVHACEIQDADFYVSSYSIGDRTRAFLKVQDGCDYKCTYCTIPLARGISRSDTLQNVLDNASKIAAQDIKEIVLTGVNIGDYGKGEFGNKKHEHTFLELVQELDKVAGIERLRISSIEPNLLKNETIDVVSKSRTFVPHFHIPLQSGSNKILGLMRRRYQRELYVDRVAKIKEVMPHACIGVDVIVGFPGETDEDFLETYNFLTSLDISYLHVFTYSERDNTPAAAMDGVVPKKVRSKRSKMLRGLSAKMRRAFYESQLNSTRTVLFESENKEGYIHGFTENYVKVKSPWNPELVNTLHEVELTSIDDDGMVRFDFANVEV; encoded by the coding sequence ATGTCCTCTACAAAGAAAGTCGCATTTTATACACTAGGTTGTAAACTGAATTTTTCAGAGACGAGCACTATTGCTCGTAGTTTTGGGCAAGAGGGATTTGATAAGGTTGAGTTTTCTGAGCCTGCAGATGTCTACGTGATAAATACATGTAGTGTGACAGAAAATGCAGATAAGCGTTTTAAGTCAATTGTAAAACAAGCTCAGAAAGGAAATCCAGAAGGAGTTACTGTTGCAGTAGGTTGTTATGCACAACTCAAACCAGAAGAGCTTGCTGCTGTAGATGGTGTAGATCTCGTTCTTGGGGCGACAGAGAAGTTTAATGTTACAAGTTATATAAATGATTTACTAGATAATCCAGACAGATCTAAGGAGGGCGGAGAAGTACATGCTTGCGAAATTCAAGATGCAGATTTCTACGTGAGTTCTTATTCTATAGGAGATCGAACTCGTGCCTTTTTAAAAGTGCAAGATGGTTGTGATTATAAGTGTACCTATTGTACGATACCACTTGCTAGAGGTATTTCTAGAAGTGATACATTACAAAACGTATTGGACAACGCTTCAAAAATTGCCGCGCAAGACATAAAAGAAATTGTACTTACTGGAGTTAATATAGGAGATTACGGTAAGGGTGAGTTTGGTAATAAAAAGCACGAGCATACTTTTTTAGAACTTGTACAAGAGCTTGATAAAGTAGCCGGAATAGAGCGCTTAAGAATTTCTTCTATAGAACCTAATCTTCTTAAAAATGAGACAATTGATGTGGTGTCTAAGTCCCGCACATTTGTACCTCATTTTCATATTCCATTACAAAGTGGAAGTAACAAGATTCTTGGGTTAATGCGTCGCCGTTATCAACGCGAGTTATATGTAGATCGTGTTGCCAAAATCAAGGAGGTGATGCCGCACGCTTGCATAGGTGTAGATGTGATTGTAGGTTTTCCGGGAGAAACAGATGAGGATTTTCTAGAAACGTATAATTTCCTTACTAGTCTAGATATTTCTTACTTACACGTCTTCACGTACTCAGAACGTGATAATACTCCTGCGGCTGCGATGGATGGTGTAGTTCCCAAAAAAGTGCGCAGTAAACGTAGTAAAATGCTACGAGGACTTTCAGCCAAAATGCGTAGAGCATTCTATGAGTCTCAATTAAATAGTACACGTACGGTACTTTTTGAAAGTGAGAATAAGGAAGGCTACATTCACGGGTTTACAGAAAATTATGTAAAAGTAAAATCACCTTGGAATCCAGAACTTGTAAATACATTACACGAAGTGGAGCTAACTTCTATAGATGACGATGGAATGGTGAGATTTGATTTTGCAAACGTAGAGGTGTAG